In the Bicyclus anynana chromosome 6, ilBicAnyn1.1, whole genome shotgun sequence genome, one interval contains:
- the LOC112053148 gene encoding ADP-ribosylation factor-like protein 1 codes for MGGLFSYFRGLLGAREMRILILGLDGAGKTTILYKLQVGEVVTTIPTIGFNVEQVTYKNLKFQVWDLGGQTSIRPYWRCYYGNTDAIIYVVDSADRDRIGISKDELVHMLREDELANAILVVLANKQDMAGCLSVAEVHQALGLDALRDRTFQIFKTSAVRGEGLDQAMDWLSNALQARK; via the exons ATGG GTGGTCTGTTCAGTTATTTCCGGGGTTTGTTAGGGGCACGGGAAATGAGGATTTTGATCCTGGGTTTGGACGGCGCCGGAAAAACAACAATACTTTATAAACTGCAGGTCGGCGAAGTGGTGACCACGATACCGACAATAGGCTTCAATGTTGAACAGGTcacatacaaaaatttaaagttCCAAGTGTGGGACTTGGGCGGACAGACTAGCATCAG ACCTTATTGGCGATGTTACTATGGCAACACAGATGCAATTATATATGTTGTAGACTCTGCAGACAGGGATCGAATAGGAATATCTAAAGATGAACTAGTACATATGTTAAGA GAAGACGAGCTAGCAAACGCAATACTAGTAGTGCTCGCCAACAAGCAGGACATGGCGGGCTGCCTCAGCGTGGCGGAGGTGCACCAAGCGCTGGGGCTGGACGCGCTGCGCGACAGAACCTTCCAGATCTTCAAGACTTCCGCCGTGCGCGGCGAGGGGCTCGACCAGGCGATGGACTGGCTCTCCAACGCGCTGCAAGCTAGGAAATAA